DNA sequence from the Sulfurimonas sp. HSL3-1 genome:
TTCGGCAACGCATTCGACGACCGTCTCCGTATCATTTTGATTCGGGTGCAGTCCGAACCGCACCATCCGTTTGCCGTCCGTCTCAAACGCCTCAACGTAAAAGGCATGGAGGGCAGACGTTTTGGCCCCGGTGTCGATTTTACAGTTGACGGCGTCGACGCCCAGTGCCGGGAGTCCAACCTGTTCACGCCAGCCGATAACCTGTTTATCCTGCTTCATGTGGTTTACTCTTGTATCAAAGTTTAATTCTACCATTATAGGTCATGATTGATTAAGAAGAGGCCCCTTGGGCAGGGCGTTTCTCAGGGACTTGGTAAAGCTCTTGACCAGGTGCAGGGCATTGACGGTGATTGTCGTCATCTCCGAAGGGATGGCAGGGTTTTTGGCAATGGCTTCGATGACCTCCATGCTGTTTTTGTAGGAGTTGGCCACCCGCCTGTAGGTCTCCTCCAGTACTTCGCGTTCCGCTTCGGCACCCTGGGCGACGGCATGATAGGCCAGGACGCTTTTGAGGATCTGGTAACGGAGGTCTTTGTAAAAGGACTGCTCCTCGGGCGACGCGGCATCGTAGAGACGTTCGATGTCGTAAAGCATATCTTTGATCGCCTTGGCCGCGGTGGCCAGGTAGGCGATGGTACGCTGCAGTGCCAGGAGCTGCACCTGCTGCTCCTGCTGGGGGCAGTTCGGGGCGAGCAGGATGATGTAGCGGTAGATCTCCCCCTCATGCCGGCGGATATTCGAGTAGAGCCGGTCAAAAGCGATGTCGAAGTGCTTGGGCGGGGCTTCGAGGAGCTTGTCGACGGAGAGCCCCGCCTCAAACGCTTTCGGCGGCGGGATGTCGATGGCGAGCAGGGCGAACTCCTCGACCCGCTGTGACAGGGTCGTCACTTCGTTTTTCAGGGCGTCTATCGCCATGTCCGGGACCGTGACCGCCACTTTGTGGATCCACTTGGTTACCTGCAGCGGTTCTTTTTTGAAGGTACGTTTCAAGAGCCGTTCAAGCAACCGGATGAAGGGGAACCACAAAACGACGCCCAGCACATTGAAGACCGTATGGAACACGGCGATCCTGACGACGTCATTCAGCGGTGCTGCGGCGCTCTCCACCAGCCAGATCAGCGGATGGAGAAGCGCCAGGGCAAGGGCACCGGTCGAGATATTGAACACAAAGTGGGCGAGCGCGACACGTTTTTTGTCCGGTGTCCCGCCGATGGCGCCGAGCATCGCCGTGACCGTCGTACCCGCGTTGGCGCCGATGACAAAGGCGGCGGCCGCATCAAAGCTGATTATATGGGCGAAAATGGCGCTTTGCGCGATGGCAATAGACGCGGCACTGGCCTGGATCACCGCGGTCAGCACCAGGCCCATCACGGCGAACCAGTAGGGGCTGAGGGAGGCGAAGTGGGTGAGATCGAAGACGTCGGCGAAACCGCCGAAACTCCGTTTCATCCCCTCGAGACCGAGAAACAGAAGACCGAACCCGACCATGACGCCGAAGTGGTTTTTCCAGCGCCCCTCGGAACTCACCAGCACACCGCCGATCCCCCCGATGCCGATCATCAGGTAGGCGACAAGGTTAATGTCGACCTTGAAGCCGACAAGCGCGACGATCCAGACGGTAATGGTGGTCCCGATATTGGCGCCGAAGATGACGGCGATCGCGCTGCCGAGCGTCAGGAGCTGTGCCCCGACGAGCGACAGCGCCATCAGGGTGACGACGGAAGAGCTTTGAAAGACGGCCGTCGCGCCCAGCCCCGTCATCAGGCTGCGCAGAGGCGTACCGGTCGCACGCTGGACGATGCTTCTGAAGGCATGGCCGGCGGACTGGCGGATCTCGCTCTCCAGGAAGAGCATCCCGAAGAGGAAAAGACCGAGCCCGGAGAACGCCTCCACCCAGAGGATGAATGACGGCATACCGCTCCTTTTTCCACGATTTAAGACAGTATAGCAAGATTACGCTCCGGCGACAATCGTCCTGTTTTCGGGGGCTGCTTAAACGGAAATAGGTTACTATTTTAGGTGAATTTATTGACGAGGTAGAAGAATGGCTACTGTATTGATTATCGGTGCGGGCGGCGTGGGCCGCGTGGTGACGCACAAGTGCGTTATGAACAGCGAAACGTTTACAAAGATTGTCCTGGCGAGCCGCAGACTCGAGAGCTGCAAGGCGATTGCGGACGAACTCCCGGTCGGTGCCGTCGCGATTGAACAGGTCAATGCGGACAGCGTCGAAGAGACCGCTGCCCTCATCAAAAAGGTCAAGGCCGACATCGTTATCAACGTGGCGCTTCCCTATCAGGACCTCTCTATTATGGATGCCTGTACCCTGACGGGCGTCGACTACCTGGATACGGCGAACTACGAGCATCCGGACGAAGCGAAGTTCGAGTACAAGGAGCAGTGGGGCCGCGACGCGGCATTCAAACAGGCGGGGATCATGGGGCTGCTGGGCAGCGGCTTCGACCCTGGCGCGACCAACGTCTTCTGCGCCTATGCCCAGAAGCACTATTTCGACGAGATCCATACCATCGACATCCTTGACTGCAACGCCGGCGACCACGGCTATCCGTTTGCGACGAACTTCAACCCGGAGATCAACCTCCGCGAGGTGAGCGCGAAGGGACGCTACTGGGAAGAAGGCGAGTGGATCGAGACGGACCCGATGCAGATCCATATGAGCTGGGACTACCCCGAAATCGGGCCCAAAGAGAGCTATCTGCTCTATCATGAAGAGATGGAGTCGCTGGTGAAGCACATCAAGGGGCTTAAGCGTATCCGCTTCTTCATGACCTTCGGCGAGAGCTACCTGACCCACATGAAGTGTCTGGAGAACGTCGGGATGCTGGGCATAGAACCGGTGGAGCACCAGGGGCAGAAGATCGTCCCGATCGAGTTCCTCCGTACCCTGCTGCCCGATCCGGCGAGCCTGGGGCCGCGTACCAAGGGCAAGACGAACATCGGCATCGTCGCCGAAGGGCTCAAAGACGGCAAAAAACGCAAGGTCTACATCTACCAGGTGAAAGACCATGAGGCGTGCTACGCCGAGGTTAAATCACAGGGCGTCTCCTACACGACGGGTGTCCCGGCGATGATCGGCGCGAAACTGATGCTGGAGAAAAAGTGGTATGAGAAGGGGGTCTGGAATATGGAGCAGTTCGACCCGGACCCGTTTATGGACGAAATGAACGCGCAGGGCTTACCGTGGAAAGTCCAGGAGCTGGACGCGTAAGGTTTGTCTCCGGCTCCTCCTCGCAGGGGACCGGTTCTTTCTCTTCCCCCTCCACTTTGACTTCGTTGAGTGCGCACATCTGCTGTTCAGACGCTTTTTTCTTCGCGGCTTCCTCCATCTTCTGCGCGACATACTCCGGAACGATATCGACCAGCGCGATCGGCGCGTAGGAGGGCGTATCGTAGGTGTAGAGCTTGTTGGCCTTCATGACGTAGTAGAGGCGGGCGACATATTCGTCGCGCAGCTCCGAGTAGCGGCGCAGGTGGCGCAGCAGCTCGAAGGGGTTGTCGGTCTGGTAGCGTGCGCGCCGGAAGCCGCTGTAGGCGTATCCCTTGGCGATCATCCTGAAATAGCCGCGGATCGCGTCGTTGAGGGTGGCGAACTTCTTCACATAGATCGTCTTGGTGCCGCGCTGCTCCGAGGCGGCGATCCTTGGCTCATGCTTGTTATACGACCAGATCCCGAAAACGTTATTGGCCACCTTGAAGAAACGCGAGCTTCCCCACCCGGTCTCCAGTGCCGCCTGGGCGATAACGAGGCTGATCGGGTGCGTGTGCATACTGCGCAGCAGACAGGGGTACCCGGCAACGTTGTAGCGCTGCATCTGCTCCTGGAGCCACGCCTCTTCAGCGGTCGTGCGCCCGGGTTTGTTTATCAGCATTTTTGCCCGGGCGTATTCGGCATCGAGTTCGGCTTTGACCGCCTGCACCGCGGGGAGGATCTGGCGGATGAAACGGGCTTTTTTCTCGCGGGCACTCAGCCTCTGCTCCGGGTGCAGTTCGGGGTTGGCCGTGACCGCTTCGGTCCCGTTCGGGGCCTTGACAGGTTCATTTTCGGCGGGGGAAGAGGTTATAATATCGTAGAGTGAATAGAGGGTGAAGGCAAGCGCGATGGCCGCGACACCCAGTATGAATTTTTGCATGGACGGGATTATATCGAAAAGTAACACGATGAAAAAGTATTATGACGTTGAAACACCGGTTTATATTTGTGAAGAGGCGCGTCTGGCATCGAACCTCGCGCTGCTCGATCGCGTCCAGCGCGAGAGCGGCGCGAAGATCATCCTGGCGCTCAAAGGCTTTGCGATGTGGTCGACGTTCGACCTCGTCGGACGTTATTTGCAGGGGTGCACCGCCAGCGGCCTGCATGAGGCGAAGCTGGCGCGGGAGAAGATGAATAAAGAGGTGCATACCTACTCCCCCGCCTATAAAGAGCGGGATATCGATGAGATCGCAGCGATCTCCGACCATATCGTCTTCAACTCCCCGGACCAGCTGGCGCGTTTTTATGATCGTGTCAAAAGCGTCAATCCGGGCCTCTCCGTCTCCCTGCGCGTCAACCCGGAGTACTCCTCGTCGCCGGTCGACCTCTACAACCCCTGCGGGCTTTACAGCCGTCTGGGAACGACGGCGGCCAATTTTGACGCGGCCCAGC
Encoded proteins:
- a CDS encoding ATP-dependent zinc protease family protein; protein product: MKQDKQVIGWREQVGLPALGVDAVNCKIDTGAKTSALHAFYVEAFETDGKRMVRFGLHPNQNDTETVVECVAELFDVRTVSDSGGHREERYVILTPICIGNVTFDAEVTLTNRDTMVFRMLLGRRAMEKRFIVDPDASYLTGEPAE
- a CDS encoding Na/Pi symporter; the encoded protein is MPSFILWVEAFSGLGLFLFGMLFLESEIRQSAGHAFRSIVQRATGTPLRSLMTGLGATAVFQSSSVVTLMALSLVGAQLLTLGSAIAVIFGANIGTTITVWIVALVGFKVDINLVAYLMIGIGGIGGVLVSSEGRWKNHFGVMVGFGLLFLGLEGMKRSFGGFADVFDLTHFASLSPYWFAVMGLVLTAVIQASAASIAIAQSAIFAHIISFDAAAAFVIGANAGTTVTAMLGAIGGTPDKKRVALAHFVFNISTGALALALLHPLIWLVESAAAPLNDVVRIAVFHTVFNVLGVVLWFPFIRLLERLLKRTFKKEPLQVTKWIHKVAVTVPDMAIDALKNEVTTLSQRVEEFALLAIDIPPPKAFEAGLSVDKLLEAPPKHFDIAFDRLYSNIRRHEGEIYRYIILLAPNCPQQEQQVQLLALQRTIAYLATAAKAIKDMLYDIERLYDAASPEEQSFYKDLRYQILKSVLAYHAVAQGAEAEREVLEETYRRVANSYKNSMEVIEAIAKNPAIPSEMTTITVNALHLVKSFTKSLRNALPKGPLLNQS
- a CDS encoding saccharopine dehydrogenase family protein; protein product: MATVLIIGAGGVGRVVTHKCVMNSETFTKIVLASRRLESCKAIADELPVGAVAIEQVNADSVEETAALIKKVKADIVINVALPYQDLSIMDACTLTGVDYLDTANYEHPDEAKFEYKEQWGRDAAFKQAGIMGLLGSGFDPGATNVFCAYAQKHYFDEIHTIDILDCNAGDHGYPFATNFNPEINLREVSAKGRYWEEGEWIETDPMQIHMSWDYPEIGPKESYLLYHEEMESLVKHIKGLKRIRFFMTFGESYLTHMKCLENVGMLGIEPVEHQGQKIVPIEFLRTLLPDPASLGPRTKGKTNIGIVAEGLKDGKKRKVYIYQVKDHEACYAEVKSQGVSYTTGVPAMIGAKLMLEKKWYEKGVWNMEQFDPDPFMDEMNAQGLPWKVQELDA
- a CDS encoding glucosaminidase domain-containing protein; the encoded protein is MQKFILGVAAIALAFTLYSLYDIITSSPAENEPVKAPNGTEAVTANPELHPEQRLSAREKKARFIRQILPAVQAVKAELDAEYARAKMLINKPGRTTAEEAWLQEQMQRYNVAGYPCLLRSMHTHPISLVIAQAALETGWGSSRFFKVANNVFGIWSYNKHEPRIAASEQRGTKTIYVKKFATLNDAIRGYFRMIAKGYAYSGFRRARYQTDNPFELLRHLRRYSELRDEYVARLYYVMKANKLYTYDTPSYAPIALVDIVPEYVAQKMEEAAKKKASEQQMCALNEVKVEGEEKEPVPCEEEPETNLTRPAPGLSTVSPARSFRP